The proteins below come from a single Danio aesculapii chromosome 23, fDanAes4.1, whole genome shotgun sequence genomic window:
- the rcc2 gene encoding LOW QUALITY PROTEIN: protein RCC2 homolog (The sequence of the model RefSeq protein was modified relative to this genomic sequence to represent the inferred CDS: inserted 1 base in 1 codon), translated as MPRKKVTDVSGNGGLKRKRGGGKKKEREFSSDDEFDDFEQENTKKPGKPAAKAGLQPVTVADDVKEKIKLEVPKVKGQLLVFGATNWDLIGRKEVPKQQAAFRNLGQNLWGPHRYGCLNDVQVSCVVSGPCAAHSLIITTEGKLWSWGRNDKGQLGHGDTKRLEAPKLIEGLGEEVIVAAACGRNHTLALTENGTVYTFGENKLGQLGQGNQTDAVLSPATIQYNGQPIVKVACGAEFSMIVDCKGNLYSFGCPEYGQLGHNSDGKFIARAQRIEFDCELIPRRVAIFIEKTKDGQVLPVPNVVARDVACGANHTLVLDSQKRVFSWGFGGYGRLGHAEQKDEMVPRLVKLFDFPGRGATQIYCGYQCSFALSEMGGLXFWGVTNTSRESTMYPKAVQDLCGWKIRSLACGKSSIIVAADDSTISWGPSPTFGELGYGDNKPKSSTTAQEVKTLDGVYSEQVVMGYSHSLVIARQDTEQEKEKLKKLPEYNPRTL; from the exons ATGCCACGCAAGAAGGTGACAGATGTGTCCGGGAACGGTGGATTGAAGAGGAAAAGAGGAGGtggaaagaaaaaggaaagagagTTCAGCAGTGATGATGAGTTTGATGACTTTGAACAGGAAAACACCAAGAAACCTGGGAAACCAGCAGCTAAAGCGGGTCTGCAACCGGTCACTGTGGCTGATGATGTGAAGGAGAAGATT AAACTCGAGGTTCCCAAAGTTAAAGGTCAGCTGCTCGTTTTTGGGGCCACCAATTGGGACCTGATTGGCAGAAAAGAAGTGCCAAAACAGCAAG ctgCTTTCAGAAACCTTGGTCAGAATCTGTGGGGTCCACATCGCTATGGATGCCTCAATGATGTCCAGGTTAGTTGTGTGGTGTCTGGACCTTGCGCTGCCCACAGTCTCATAATCACCACAGAGGGCAAACTCTGGAGCTGGG GTCGTAATGATAAAGGACAGCTGGGTCACGGAGACACTAAAAGATTGGAGGCCCCAAAACTGATTGAGGGCCTGGGGGAGGAAGTGATTGTAGCAGCTGCTTGTGGTAGAAACCACACCTTGGCTTTAACAG AAAATGGTACTGTCTACACCTTTGGAGAAAACAAACTGGGGCAGCTAGGCCAGGGCAATCAGACCGATGCAGTGCTCAGCCCAGCTACA ATCCAGTACAACGGACAGCCGATTGTCAAAGTGGCCTGTGGAGCAGAGTTCAGTATGATCGTGGACTGCAAGGGAAATCTATACTCTTTTGGCTGCCCAGAATACGGACAACTTG GGCATAACTCTGATGGAAAGTTCATTGCTCGTGCCCAGCGCATTGAATTCGACTGTGAGCTGATACCTAGACGAGTGGCCATTTTTATTGAGAAGACCAAGGATGGCCAAGTGCTTCCTGTGCCCAATGTTGTGGCTCGGGATGTAGCATGTGGCGCTAATCACACG CTGGTGTTGGATTCTCAAAAGCGTGTGTTTTCGTGGGGATTCGGTGGATATGGACGTCTTGGCCATGCTGAACAGAAAGATGAAATGGTCCCTCGATTAGTCAAGCTGTTTGACTTCCCTGGACGTGGTGCAACTCAGATATACTGTGGATATCAGTGTTCCTTTGCTTTGAGTGAAATGG GCGGCC TTTTCTGGGGAGTGACAAATACGTCCCGTGAGTCCACCATGTACCCTAAAGCTGTACAGGACCTGTGCGGATGGAAGATTCGCAGTTTGGCCTGTGG GAAGAGCAGTATTATCGTAGCAGCTGATGACAGCACCATTAGCTGGGGACCATCACCCACATTCGGAGAGCTG ggctaTGGTGACAACAAACCTAAGTCATCCACCACTGCCCAAGAAGTCAAAACTCTGGATGGGGTGTATTCCGAGCAG GTGGTGATGGGCTATTCGCACTCCCTGGTTATTGCTCGGCAAGACACCGAGCAGGAGAAGGAGAAGCTGAAGAAGCTGCCCGAATACAATCCACGCACTCTCTGA